One Bdellovibrionales bacterium genomic region harbors:
- a CDS encoding response regulator, translating to MRHPPVDILIVDDRLDGLIALEAVLNLPNVNLVRAQSGAEALRLLNQFDFGVILLDVQMPEMDGFETARRIRQNEQYRYTPIIFVTAINKDDMHIYRGYEVGAVDYIFKPFEPQILRSKVNFFVDFYLKKRQLQDQNEMIRQTERQARFLQLAQFEMETLKRYRNLADAVPIMIWKSKVDGALDYFNKLWTDYTGLSQEQSVGSGWQDAIHPQDLRIFLKAWIDSMNKGAPFEIEIRVRRHDGEFRWHTVRAVPEFDILDKVTSWIGTSMDIHDRKVAEDEIFDAKQAAVAASVAKTQFLANMSHEIRTPLGAMLGFAELMLNSDMSAEERNQNLNTIMRSGQQLLRIIDEILDISKVEAGRLDIENIDVNLAGLLRDLQTLMLVKAQAKGIGLEFNFKTKIPEKVITDPTRLRQILLNMISNAIKFTEKGKVVLEASWKNNKLSFHVKDTGVGIDRQLAEKLFQPFVQVDSSTTRRFGGTGLGLALSRKLAEALGGSVSLESSSAGQGSCFLIEVSGVPADLSPYFETLEQETIEARQDFPAVNDSNALQGIKVLLVEDAPINQILISRFLTGAGAQVELANNGVEGVEKALKGQYGIILMDIQMPEMDGYEATTTLRGKGYDGPIIALTAHALKEDRDRCLAAGCSDHLTKPIDRRLLISQISNLATH from the coding sequence ATGCGACATCCTCCAGTTGATATTCTTATCGTTGACGACCGGTTAGATGGACTCATTGCTTTAGAAGCCGTGTTGAATTTGCCAAATGTCAACTTAGTTCGGGCGCAGTCCGGAGCGGAAGCCCTGCGCCTTTTAAACCAGTTTGATTTTGGCGTGATTCTTCTGGATGTGCAGATGCCGGAGATGGACGGTTTTGAAACCGCTCGCCGCATTCGTCAAAATGAGCAATACCGCTATACGCCGATCATCTTCGTGACAGCGATCAACAAGGACGACATGCATATTTACCGCGGCTATGAAGTGGGCGCGGTGGATTACATCTTTAAACCGTTTGAACCGCAGATTTTACGATCGAAGGTTAATTTCTTCGTCGATTTCTATTTGAAAAAGCGGCAACTGCAGGATCAGAATGAAATGATCCGTCAAACCGAGCGACAAGCACGTTTCCTCCAACTCGCGCAGTTTGAGATGGAAACGCTGAAGCGTTACCGCAATCTGGCCGACGCAGTTCCGATCATGATCTGGAAATCGAAGGTCGACGGCGCTTTAGATTATTTCAACAAACTTTGGACCGACTACACCGGCCTCAGTCAAGAGCAGAGCGTGGGCTCTGGGTGGCAGGATGCGATTCACCCTCAGGATCTACGAATCTTCTTGAAGGCCTGGATTGATTCGATGAATAAAGGGGCTCCCTTTGAAATCGAAATCCGTGTTCGCCGTCATGATGGTGAGTTTCGCTGGCACACAGTGCGTGCCGTGCCGGAGTTTGATATTCTCGACAAGGTGACTTCTTGGATCGGTACCAGCATGGATATCCACGACAGAAAAGTCGCTGAAGATGAGATCTTTGATGCCAAGCAGGCGGCGGTTGCAGCGAGCGTTGCAAAGACTCAGTTCTTGGCAAATATGAGCCATGAAATTCGCACTCCGCTCGGGGCGATGCTGGGATTTGCCGAGTTGATGCTGAATTCCGATATGTCCGCGGAGGAACGAAATCAGAATTTAAATACGATCATGCGTAGCGGCCAGCAGCTGCTCAGAATCATAGACGAAATTTTGGATATTTCCAAAGTCGAAGCCGGGCGCTTGGACATTGAAAATATCGACGTGAATCTCGCGGGCCTTCTGCGTGATCTGCAGACGTTGATGCTTGTAAAAGCGCAGGCAAAAGGCATTGGCTTAGAATTTAATTTTAAAACAAAGATCCCGGAGAAGGTGATCACGGATCCAACGCGTCTTCGCCAGATCTTGTTGAACATGATCAGTAACGCGATCAAGTTTACCGAAAAAGGCAAAGTGGTCCTGGAAGCGTCATGGAAGAATAATAAGCTTTCATTCCACGTAAAAGACACGGGGGTTGGTATTGACCGGCAGCTGGCAGAAAAGCTCTTCCAGCCGTTTGTGCAAGTTGATAGCTCCACCACGCGCCGCTTTGGCGGTACAGGCCTGGGCTTAGCGCTCTCGCGCAAGCTTGCGGAAGCCTTAGGCGGGAGTGTCTCGCTTGAAAGCAGCTCTGCGGGTCAAGGCAGTTGCTTCTTGATTGAAGTCAGCGGTGTGCCTGCGGATTTGTCTCCCTATTTTGAAACTCTCGAACAAGAAACTATTGAAGCCAGACAGGATTTTCCAGCAGTGAACGACAGCAATGCACTTCAGGGTATTAAAGTCCTCCTCGTTGAGGACGCACCTATCAATCAAATTCTCATTAGCCGCTTCCTGACCGGAGCGGGGGCTCAAGTGGAACTTGCCAATAACGGTGTGGAGGGTGTTGAAAAAGCACTCAAGGGCCAGTACGGCATCATCCTCATGGATATTCAAATGCCGGAGATGGACGGCTACGAAGCAACGACCACATTGCGGGGCAAGGGGTACGATGGTCCGATCATCGCTTTAACAGCGCATGCGCTTAAAGAAGACCGTGACCGCTGTCTGGCGGCTGGTTGTTCAGATCATTTAACCAAGCCAATAGATCGTCGCCTCTTGATTTCACAGATCTCAAACCTAGCGACGCACTAA
- a CDS encoding PA0069 family radical SAM protein translates to MTKEFRKNITGRGASSNAGNRFDKHSYEPTPEDFDNYQEEEQPRLQTEILKDHSKTILTENKSPDIGFRFSVNAYRGCEHGCAYCYARPTHEYLGYSAGLDFESKIFVKENAPEQLRAALMKKSWQPEPIAMSGVTDCYQPLERKMELTKRCLEVLLEFRNPTWLITKNALILRDLEIFKEMASYNGVAIMLSVTSLDAELARDLEPRTSHPMARLKAVETLAKAGIPVGVNVAPVIPGLTDHEMPAILKAAKDAGAVFAGYTPLRLPLSVAPLFSEWLEVHRPLKKEKVLSLIKDIRGGKLNDANFGSRMQGQGAVADNLAGMFDLYCRKFHLNEQRIRLSVDHFRRPPQSGEQMGFDFGE, encoded by the coding sequence ATGACCAAAGAGTTCCGAAAGAACATCACAGGACGAGGAGCCAGCAGCAACGCGGGAAACCGCTTTGATAAGCACTCCTATGAGCCGACACCTGAGGATTTTGACAATTATCAGGAAGAGGAACAACCGCGCCTGCAAACGGAAATCTTAAAGGATCACTCGAAGACGATTTTAACTGAAAACAAAAGCCCCGATATCGGGTTTCGGTTTTCCGTCAATGCCTATCGCGGCTGTGAGCACGGCTGTGCTTATTGTTACGCACGTCCCACGCACGAGTACCTGGGGTATTCGGCGGGGCTTGATTTTGAATCAAAGATTTTCGTGAAAGAAAATGCGCCTGAACAGTTGCGGGCGGCCCTCATGAAGAAATCCTGGCAGCCGGAGCCGATTGCGATGAGTGGGGTGACGGACTGCTATCAGCCGCTTGAGCGAAAAATGGAACTTACCAAGCGTTGCCTTGAGGTTCTACTCGAGTTTCGCAATCCGACCTGGCTGATTACGAAAAATGCGCTCATTCTGCGCGATCTTGAGATTTTTAAAGAGATGGCGTCTTATAATGGGGTTGCGATCATGCTCTCGGTAACGAGCCTCGATGCCGAGCTTGCACGCGATTTAGAGCCGCGCACTTCGCATCCGATGGCGCGCCTGAAGGCAGTGGAGACTTTAGCGAAGGCAGGGATACCTGTCGGAGTGAATGTTGCTCCGGTCATTCCAGGGCTGACAGATCATGAGATGCCGGCGATTTTAAAAGCGGCCAAAGATGCCGGAGCCGTTTTTGCCGGTTATACGCCCCTGCGATTGCCGCTTTCTGTAGCGCCCCTGTTTTCGGAGTGGCTCGAAGTGCATCGGCCGCTCAAGAAAGAAAAAGTCTTGTCATTGATTAAAGATATCCGTGGCGGGAAACTCAACGACGCAAACTTCGGAAGCCGTATGCAGGGGCAAGGCGCTGTGGCCGACAATCTTGCCGGCATGTTTGATCTATATTGCCGTAAGTTTCACCTCAACGAACAGCGCATTCGTTTGTCCGTCGATCACTTTCGCCGTCCACCGCAATCAGGTGAGCAAATGGGTTTTGACTTCGGGGAATAG
- a CDS encoding oxidoreductase, which translates to MKKALIFGATGLIGSHLLELLLANPDYSQVIAVVRKPLQINNPKLKVLIGDLKTLPDIKSELIADDVFIALGTTKKNTPDEHEYYQVDHDYPVEAAYIARENGAKCVNFVSAVGADVNSSIFYTRTKGEAERDIIALGYPHTEIFQPSMLMGNRKEHRPMEKIFMRVWPKLNPLLGGHWKRYRGIDVRDVAKAMIRAAKNPTDKVKIYRWQEMKDLVQ; encoded by the coding sequence ATGAAAAAAGCTTTAATCTTCGGAGCCACAGGCCTTATTGGATCACATCTTCTAGAATTGCTATTAGCGAACCCGGATTATAGTCAAGTGATCGCGGTGGTTCGTAAACCTCTGCAAATCAACAATCCAAAATTGAAAGTTCTGATCGGCGATCTTAAAACCTTGCCGGATATCAAATCCGAGTTGATCGCAGACGATGTGTTTATCGCCTTGGGGACCACCAAGAAAAACACTCCAGATGAACATGAATACTACCAAGTCGATCACGACTATCCGGTTGAGGCTGCCTATATTGCCCGTGAAAATGGTGCCAAGTGCGTAAACTTTGTCTCGGCGGTAGGTGCTGATGTGAACTCCAGCATTTTCTATACGCGCACCAAAGGGGAGGCCGAGCGGGATATCATTGCCCTCGGTTATCCGCACACCGAAATTTTTCAGCCGTCGATGTTGATGGGGAACCGCAAAGAGCATCGTCCCATGGAAAAAATCTTTATGAGAGTTTGGCCAAAGCTCAATCCGCTGCTTGGCGGGCATTGGAAACGCTACAGAGGCATTGATGTTCGTGATGTTGCAAAGGCCATGATCCGAGCTGCAAAGAATCCCACGGACAAAGTAAAGATCTATCGATGGCAAGAAATGAAGGATCTCGTTCAGTAA
- a CDS encoding DUF72 domain-containing protein, translated as MSKQIHVGTAHWQMPKQYSHGFLDKGSHLERYASVLNAVEINSSFYKEHQQKTYERWRDSVPADFKFSVKVSHIFTHELELNVSFDLLKESISRILALQSKLGVLLVQLPPHLDFKVHDVADFFNKLRKLYHGPIAVEPRHYTWLRPEALELMRELKLSKVFADPAPCPLELKDSPLSGVTYFRLHGTPVIYKSDYPKTLLQELARDFKELPHKNIWCVFDNTTYGYATKNALDLSASLGLRSVKSRGDDLLAWLNDLNNQPPDSGHGLL; from the coding sequence ATGAGTAAGCAGATTCATGTGGGCACCGCACACTGGCAGATGCCTAAACAATATTCACACGGATTTTTGGACAAAGGCAGTCACTTGGAACGCTATGCCAGTGTCCTGAACGCCGTAGAAATCAATTCTTCATTTTACAAGGAACATCAGCAGAAAACCTACGAACGCTGGCGAGACAGCGTCCCGGCGGACTTTAAATTCTCTGTGAAGGTCTCGCACATCTTTACGCATGAACTCGAACTGAATGTCAGTTTTGATCTTTTGAAAGAATCCATCAGCCGCATTCTGGCCCTGCAATCCAAACTCGGAGTTTTATTGGTGCAATTGCCGCCGCACTTGGATTTTAAAGTGCATGATGTCGCCGATTTTTTTAATAAACTGAGAAAACTCTATCACGGGCCAATCGCTGTCGAGCCTCGGCATTATACATGGCTAAGACCCGAGGCCCTCGAACTGATGCGCGAACTGAAACTGAGTAAAGTTTTTGCTGACCCGGCTCCGTGCCCGCTGGAACTCAAGGACTCTCCACTGTCAGGGGTCACTTATTTCCGCCTGCATGGCACCCCGGTGATTTACAAATCCGACTACCCAAAGACCTTACTGCAGGAACTGGCACGGGACTTCAAAGAGCTCCCGCATAAAAACATCTGGTGTGTTTTTGATAACACCACCTATGGCTATGCCACTAAAAATGCTTTGGACCTTAGTGCGTCGCTAGGTTTGAGATCTGTGAAATCAAGAGGCGACGATCTATTGGCTTGGTTAAATGATCTGAACAACCAGCCGCCAGACAGCGGTCACGGTCTTCTTTAA
- a CDS encoding LysR family transcriptional regulator, with protein MDIHRVRYFHVFAETGSLVRASEVLHISQPALSKALRLLQQEVGATLLESEGRGLRLTRAGVRFKNSTAALLDQWMKISENLQQAEDEKPPTRIGSFEVFTTHFLGHLTKHVELGPLELHEYGPGRLEQAIADDKVDIGITYAPIPKAGVEFIEVTKTKMGIFGLKKFKDIDWTEMPFAIPLMPAEGAPSKVQGLDGWPDHKFVRKVQYRVAMMESAMELCRQGLCVAYLPEFVVSLHNRHLLPESRLIELESPIPMKDRKQSVFLVQRQHTKEQALHRQIAKSLRSLS; from the coding sequence ATGGATATACATCGCGTCCGCTACTTTCATGTCTTTGCAGAAACCGGCTCTTTGGTAAGAGCCTCAGAGGTTTTGCATATCTCTCAACCGGCTCTGTCAAAGGCCCTTCGCTTGCTTCAGCAAGAAGTCGGAGCCACATTGCTTGAATCTGAGGGGCGTGGACTCAGGCTGACTCGCGCAGGAGTTCGCTTTAAGAACTCAACGGCAGCTCTTTTAGATCAATGGATGAAAATATCAGAGAACCTTCAGCAGGCGGAGGATGAAAAGCCGCCAACGCGTATTGGATCCTTTGAGGTTTTTACGACTCACTTCTTGGGGCATCTGACAAAGCATGTAGAGCTGGGGCCGCTGGAGCTGCATGAATATGGGCCGGGCCGTTTAGAGCAAGCGATCGCCGACGATAAAGTGGATATTGGCATTACCTACGCGCCGATTCCGAAGGCTGGAGTTGAATTCATTGAAGTCACTAAAACTAAAATGGGCATCTTCGGTCTTAAAAAGTTCAAAGACATCGACTGGACAGAAATGCCTTTTGCTATTCCATTGATGCCGGCGGAAGGGGCGCCTTCAAAAGTACAAGGTCTTGATGGCTGGCCTGATCACAAGTTCGTCCGTAAGGTGCAGTACCGTGTGGCGATGATGGAGTCCGCGATGGAGCTTTGTCGTCAGGGTCTCTGTGTGGCGTACTTACCAGAGTTCGTTGTGAGTCTTCACAATCGCCACCTTTTGCCGGAGTCTCGTTTGATCGAACTCGAATCTCCGATTCCGATGAAAGATCGCAAGCAGAGCGTGTTCCTTGTTCAGCGGCAACATACCAAAGAGCAAGCCCTGCATCGGCAGATTGCGAAAAGCTTAAGAAGTCTTTCCTAG
- a CDS encoding transporter substrate-binding domain-containing protein, translated as MRFLGILLSTICAVCIATAAPTPSPTPAKLRKITLVTHESVPYMSNSMPEQGAAAHSLRKIFKKMGYDLNVVIVGSWERAKYMAANDFSIDGYFPYTTVENKELFVFSDGISKGLWVLIERKANPIHWKKLEDLGKYIGGNVVGVELRGGMQELLDQKKLTIEDAPDNISNLRKLATKRIDYALMNPPAFIYHINTEPTLARYKDKLQVNPKIIAKNTYGVAFRKTRFDSEFMKEFNKLGLDVDKFGEEYIMQLLNKKK; from the coding sequence ATGCGATTTCTCGGAATTCTCCTGAGCACGATCTGTGCGGTATGTATTGCAACAGCGGCCCCCACACCCTCTCCGACTCCTGCAAAACTACGTAAAATCACCTTAGTCACCCATGAATCTGTTCCGTATATGTCTAATTCGATGCCTGAACAGGGAGCTGCTGCGCATTCTCTTCGCAAAATATTTAAGAAAATGGGTTATGACCTGAATGTCGTTATCGTCGGCTCATGGGAACGTGCCAAATATATGGCCGCAAATGATTTTAGCATCGACGGCTATTTTCCCTATACGACCGTTGAGAATAAAGAGCTCTTTGTCTTTTCAGATGGCATTTCCAAAGGACTATGGGTGCTGATCGAACGCAAGGCGAACCCCATTCACTGGAAAAAACTCGAGGACCTCGGAAAATACATCGGCGGCAACGTCGTCGGGGTGGAACTTCGCGGTGGAATGCAAGAACTGCTCGATCAGAAAAAACTCACGATCGAAGATGCTCCAGATAATATTTCAAACCTGCGCAAGCTTGCCACAAAGCGCATCGACTATGCCTTGATGAATCCACCGGCTTTCATCTACCACATCAATACAGAGCCGACACTGGCGCGTTACAAGGATAAACTGCAAGTGAATCCGAAAATCATTGCGAAAAATACTTATGGTGTGGCCTTTAGAAAAACACGTTTTGATAGTGAGTTTATGAAAGAGTTTAACAAGCTCGGCTTGGACGTCGATAAATTCGGCGAAGAATATATCATGCAGCTCTTAAATAAAAAAAAGTGA